One genomic window of Daphnia pulex isolate KAP4 chromosome 12, ASM2113471v1 includes the following:
- the LOC124208968 gene encoding putative exonuclease GOR isoform X2, giving the protein MAFDFGIVILTLVIGALIAVLVWSLTKKSSESSTKGKSEKAAGGKKDGKKSSGAQSKPAKKKPAVAISKDSKSTFTHSWLLTSLKGHTGAITDMDFSANGKHLATCAEDEVFVSQPMVETPTPSETDSGCVLSRRQKRNRMKKTQAGNKKKEHPTKTVESKQRMRRATPLKYYTRLQMKNSEIYSFLYQYVLLDDQLLNLGYPVESSFYPNRAIIYKTPEANVTYYRSDVKRAFRHQPEIIEMAEHLYSSEHSDPYEEKPPLSPSLEKRCVRCKKGFFVTLDGEYLTEERCIYHWGQWKRPCSPGESHGYTCCPGHEGSIGCTSGDLHVWNGVSPGMNGPFTDYVRTTPGIGPKCHSIYALDCEMCYTGRGLEVCKVSVISIDGCLVYEALVKPHHRVIDYNTRFSGLCEQDLKKATKTISDVQRDLLGFIYSQTILIGHGLENDLRALRILHSVIIDTAVLFPHYFGFPFRRSLKSLVATYLQRHIQVGHNGHDSFEDARACAELVLWKAACQLRPRHRSEHMP; this is encoded by the exons ATGGCATTTGATTTTGGAATTGTTATTTTGACGTTAGTTATCGGCGCCCTGATAGCCGTTTTAGTGTGGTCTCTGACTAAGAAGTCCTCCGAATCCAGCACTAAAG ggaaaagtgaaaaagctgctggaggtaaaaaagatggaaagaaatCATCAGGGGCCCAATCGAAACcagcgaaaaagaaaccagCTGTTGCCATTTCCAAGGATTCCAAATCTACGTTCACTCACTCATGGCTGCTGACATCACTTAAAGGCCATACTGGTGCTATCACTGATATGGACTTCAGTGCCAATGGGAAACATCTTGCCACTTGTGCTgaag ATGAAGTATTTGTCTCCCAACCAATGGTTGAGACTCCAACCCCTAGTGAGACAGACTCTGGCTGTGTACTCAGCCgaagacagaaaagaaatcggaTGAAGAAAACTCAAGCtgggaacaagaagaaagaacatCCGACCAAAACTGTTGAAAGCAAGCAGAGAATGAGAAGAGCCACTCCCCTGAAATACTACACCAGACTGCAAATGAAGAATTCTGaaatttattcctttttatatcAGTATGTCTTGCTAGATGACCAGCTGCTCAATTTGGGTTATCCAGTTGAAAGTTCATTTTACCCCAATCGAGCAATCATTTACAAGACTCCTGAAGCGAACGTCACGTATTATCGGAGTGACGTGAAGCGTGCATTTAGACATCAACcggaaataattgaaatggcTGAACATCTTTACAGTTCCGAGCACAGCGATCCGTACGAAGAGAAACCACCGTTGAGTCCTAGCCTTGAAAAACGCTGCGTTCGATGTAAAAAGGGCTTCTTTGTCACATTGGACGGTGAATACCTAACGGAGGAAAGATGCATATATCATTGGGGTCAATGGAAGCGCCCTTGTTCCCCAGGTGAAAGCCACGGCTATACCTGCTGTCCTGGACATGAAGGTTCTATTGGGTGCACATCCGGCGATCTCCACGTCTGGAATGGCGTTAGCCCTGGAATGAATGGACCATTTACAGACTACGTCCGCACCACACCCGGAATCGGACCCAAATGTCATTCGATATACGCCTTGGACTGCGAGATGTGCTACACTGGCCGTGGCCTGGAAGTATGCAAAGTTTCAGTTATTAGTATCGACGGCTGTCTGGTTTACGAAGCTTTGGTGAAACCACACCACCGGGTGATTGATTACAACACGCGTTTTTCCGGCCTATGCGAACAAGACCTCAAGAAGGCCACAAAGACAATCAGTGACGTTCAACGGGATCTGCTTGGCTTCATTTATTCTCAAACCATTCTCATCGGACACGGACTCGAAAATGACCTTCGTGCTTTGCGTATCCTCCACTCTGTTATAATCGATACTGCCGTCCTTTTCCCTCACTATTTCGGTTTCCCTTTTCGCCGCTCGCTCAAGTCGCTCGTTGCCACCTACCTTCAGCGACACATACAGGTAGGCCATAACGGCCACGATAGCTTCGAAGATGCACGGGCATGCGCAGAGCTCGTTTTATGGAAGGCCGCCTGTCAATTGCGACCGCGGCATAGATCTGAACACATGCCTTAA
- the LOC124208968 gene encoding transducin beta-like protein 2 isoform X3 — protein sequence MAFDFGIVILTLVIGALIAVLVWSLTKKSSESSTKGKSEKAAGGKKDGKKSSGAQSKPAKKKPAVAISKDSKSTFTHSWLLTSLKGHTGAITDMDFSANGKHLATCAEDRSLMLWKLNFGRLDSTVMELNMKDIRTVRAHVQYDSATLIRWSPDSKALLTVRALGNNIEIYKVLKKPEAGGLPSVQVSHAFEKTREADLLAIDVASTGRFIMTCTPKNELDVLDLKGNLLASVITNQMETYSAKISPDGRFVATSGFTPEVKVWEVVFSRSGEFEKLNRAFELSGHTSGIYSFDYSPDSGRMVTISKDGTWRLYNTNIDYRQGQLATLVVSGKWKSEGNEPARVALAPDGRVVAIGSNCSLYIYSTANAELLAHIPDIHAAPITRLRFDSTSRFILTTGDKYVRVFHNVPGFKIAAADLEVKLRKATGQALKERCQIQLKEAKALVELFNARN from the exons ATGGCATTTGATTTTGGAATTGTTATTTTGACGTTAGTTATCGGCGCCCTGATAGCCGTTTTAGTGTGGTCTCTGACTAAGAAGTCCTCCGAATCCAGCACTAAAG ggaaaagtgaaaaagctgctggaggtaaaaaagatggaaagaaatCATCAGGGGCCCAATCGAAACcagcgaaaaagaaaccagCTGTTGCCATTTCCAAGGATTCCAAATCTACGTTCACTCACTCATGGCTGCTGACATCACTTAAAGGCCATACTGGTGCTATCACTGATATGGACTTCAGTGCCAATGGGAAACATCTTGCCACTTGTGCTgaag ACCGTTCGCTGATGCTATGGAAACTGAACTTTGGCAGACTGGACTCTACCGTGATGGAACTCAATATGAAGGATATCCGGACGGTTCGTGCTCACGTGCAATATGATTCCGCCACACTGATTCGCTGGAGCCCAGACTCCAAGGCTTTACTGACGGTCCGCGCTTTGGGTAACAATATCGAAATCTACAAGGTGCTGAAAAAGCCCGAGGCCGGAGGACTGCCTTCTGTTCAAGTCTCACACGCATTTGAAAAG aCTCGGGAAGCTGACCTTTTGGCCATTGACGTCGCCAGCACGGGGCGTTTCATCATGACGTGTACACCGAAAAATGAACTGGACGTTCTTGATTTGAAAGGGAATTTATTGGCTTCTGTGATAACCAATCAAATGGAAACCTACTCGGCTAAGATCTCTCCTGACGGCCGATTTGTTGCCACATCCG GATTCACGCCGGAAGTCAAAGTATGGGAGGTTGTTTTCTCCCGATCTGGTGAATTCGAAAAGTTGAATCGTGCTTTTGAATTGTCTGGTCACACCTCTGGTATTTACAGCTTTGATTATAGCCCCGATTCCGGACGTATGGTGACCATTTCCAAGGACGGAACAT GGCGTCTCTACAACACCAACA TTGATTATCGTCAAGGACAACTCGCTACTTTAGTGGTTTCCGGCAAATGGAAGAGCGAGGGAAATGAACCAGCACGCGTCGCCCTTGCCCCAGATGGCAGAGTCGTGGCAATTGGCTCCAACTGTTCTCTCTACATTTATTCCACGGCCAACGCCGAGTTATTGGCTCACATTCCAGACATTCATGCGG ctCCTATTACTCGACTACGCTTCGACTCAACTTCGCGATTCATCTTGACGACCGGCGACAAGTACGTCCGCGTTTTTCATAACGTCCCTGGTTTCAAGATTGCCGCAGCTGACTTGGAAGTGAAACTAAGAAAAGCAACTGGCCAAGCGCTGAAGGAGCGTTGTCAGATACAATTAAAAGAGGCGAAAGCCTTGGTTGAATTGTTCAATGCCAGAAATTAA
- the LOC124208966 gene encoding E3 ubiquitin-protein ligase TRIM37-like, with protein sequence MEGIADVFRCFICMDKLRDARLCPHCSKLCCFACIRRWLVEQRSQCPHCRLPLRPHELVNCRWVGDVTQQLESLQLQSAPSVTPSSSVSNSASTTDLCDMHSEKLSVYCVTCKSCICHKCALWEGTHSGHMFQPLDGMYETHATKIRDGIAQLRRRLLEISMIVQDVERNVESVRTAKDEKVSEIRHAVELIVSRLDSQLRSKLLSLVGQKNVLTQETDHLEALLQETEATLQNESKSQLIAKSGEIMSAMDRAQRRALSSFTLHHVPADFQSEIVPAYSTSIFTIEDFSRMRNNADPIYSPPLVVDGLKWRLKVYPDGNGIVRGNYLSVFLELTSGVSEPAKYEYRVELIYQGPNNASGGLSTNRNIVREFASEFDAGECWGYNRFFRLDLLASEGYLRPESNSLILRFHVRPPTYYQKCRDLQRYLSSMLQKHARYLNIIKDFTEGRQDQELVQSEGEENGDVRNQTSSVTSSVPDRGATVCLSTQTSTLNTSITENDEVLLTDEVFESTSPSQRLLNLTDSVRRLAGGFQSTSVQPDDEWVSTSSESGTPSLGNDNVVDGNNLSEGELELSEAVISVNQYIMQPRFAGANHFDRNVSTSSIRDGDLTYPLMDQTFRELNNATMNGIASNVSVHSFAERDWDQETLEMSSIVPETEQPVRTPVRTTRLRSPQSHQRKNRRARDNTFLLPRLGTSRRRSISPPRSRAPIPSPAPAPQAAANFSAKSSAAEE encoded by the exons ATGGAG ggtATTGCTGATGTGTTTAGGTGCTTTATTTGCATGGACAAATTGAGAGATGCAAGATTATGTCCCCATTGCTCAAAACTTTGTTGCTTTGCCTGCATTCGTCGGTGGCTTGTGGAACAGCGCTCACAATGTCCTCACTGCAGACTTCCACTCCGACCTCATGAGCTTGTCAACTGTCGATGGGTTGGAGATGTTACTCAGCAATTAGAGAGCCTCCAGCTACAGAGTGCTCCTTCAGTTACACCATCCAGTTCAGTGTCAAACAGTGCCAGCACCActgattt gTGTGATATGCACAGTGAAAAACTCTCAGTCTATTGTGTCACTTGCAAGAGCTGTATTTGCCATAAATGTGCACTTTGGGAAGGTACTCATTCAGGCCATATGTTTCAG CCTTTAGATGGAATGTACGAAACTCACGCAACTAAAATTCGGGACGGAATTGCCCAGCTAAGGAGAAGACTTTTAGAAATAAGCATGATCGTTCAAGATGTG GAGCGTAACGTCGAAAGTGTCCGAACAgcgaaagatgaaaaagtGAGTGAAATACGTCATGCGGTAGAATTGATAGTATCTCGTCTAGATTCTCAGCTACGAAGCAAACTCTTGTCCTTGGTGGGGCAAAAGAATGTTCTGACTCAAGAAACTGACCATTTGGAAGCATTGTTGCAG GAAACTGAAGCAACACTGCAGAATGAATCCAAGAGCCAATTGATAGCTAAAAGTGGCGAAATCATGTCTGCAATGGACAGAGCCCAGCGTCGAGCCTTGAGCTCTTTCACTTTACACCACGTCCCAGCAGATTTCCAAAGCGAAATCGTTCCAGCTTACAGCACTAGCATCTTTACAATTGAAGATTTCAGTAGAATGAGGAATAATGCGGATCCTATTTACTCACCACCACTAGTCGTCGATGGCCTCAAGTGGAGACTTAAG GTTTACCCCGACGGAAATGGAATCGTTCGCGGTAATTACTTGTCTGTTTTTCTCGAACTCACGAGCGGTGTATCGGAGCCAGCCAA ATACGAGTATAGAGTAGAGCTGATTTATCAAGGGCCGAATAATGCGAGTGGTGGTCTCTCCACAAACCGTAATATTGTACGGGAATTTGCCAGCGAATTCGATGCCGGCGAATGTTGGGGCTATAATCGTTTCTTTCGCCTCGACCTCCTTGCTTCCGAAGGCTATCTAAGACCGGAAAGTAATTCTCTCATTCTACG ATTTCACGTCCGTCCACCAACGTATTATCAGAAATGTCGTGACCTTCAGCGATATCTTTCCAGCATGTTGCAAAAACATGCTCGTTATCTAAACATCATAAAAGATTTCACCGAG GGTAGACAAGACCAAGAGCTTGTGCAAAGCGAAGGGGAAGAAAATGGTGATGTGCGCAATCAAACCAGTTCTGTGACCTCGTCAGTCCCAGATCGTGGAGCCACAGTTTGTCTATCAACGCAAACCTCCACACTGAACACGTCAATAACAGAAAACGACGAAGTTTTATTAACCGACGAAGTTTTTGAGAGTACCTCACCCTCTCAACGCTTGCTCAATTTGACCGATAGCGTCCGTCGATTGGCTGGCGGGTTCCAAAGCACTAGCGTGCAGCCAGATGACGAATGGGTTTCTACTAGCAGCGAAAGCGGGACCCCG AGCCTTGGCAACGACAATGTTGTCGATGGAAACAACCTCAGCGAGGGTGAATTAGAACTCAGCGAAGCTGTAATTAGCGTGAACCAGTACATAATGCAGCCCCGCTTTGCTGGCGCAAACCATTTCGATCGCAATGTCTCGACGTCCA GTATTCGGGATGGAGACTTGACTTACCCTTTGATGGATCAAACGTTCAGAGAATTGAACAACGCCACCATGAACGGGATAGCGTCCAACGTTTCAGT GCATTCATTTGCCGAGCGTGATTGGGATCAAGAAACCTTGGAAATGTCTTCTATCGTCCCGGAAACGGAACAACCAGTGAGGACGCCGGTTCGAACGACCAGGTTGAGGAGCCCCCAGTCTCACCAGCGGAAGAATCGACGAGCTCGTGACAACACATTTCTGCTACCAAGATTAGGTACCAGTCGTAGGCGCTCAATCTCACCGCCCCGTAGCCGTGCACCGATTCCCAGTCCAGCTCCTGCCCCACaagcagcagccaatttctCTGCCAAAA GCAGTGCAGCTGAAGAATAA
- the LOC124208968 gene encoding putative exonuclease GOR isoform X1, translating into MAFDFGIVILTLVIGALIAVLVWSLTKKSSESSTKGKSEKAAGGKKDGKKSSGAQSKPAKKKPAVAISKDSKSTFTHSWLLTSLKGHTGAITDMDFSANGKHLATCAEELDEVFVSQPMVETPTPSETDSGCVLSRRQKRNRMKKTQAGNKKKEHPTKTVESKQRMRRATPLKYYTRLQMKNSEIYSFLYQYVLLDDQLLNLGYPVESSFYPNRAIIYKTPEANVTYYRSDVKRAFRHQPEIIEMAEHLYSSEHSDPYEEKPPLSPSLEKRCVRCKKGFFVTLDGEYLTEERCIYHWGQWKRPCSPGESHGYTCCPGHEGSIGCTSGDLHVWNGVSPGMNGPFTDYVRTTPGIGPKCHSIYALDCEMCYTGRGLEVCKVSVISIDGCLVYEALVKPHHRVIDYNTRFSGLCEQDLKKATKTISDVQRDLLGFIYSQTILIGHGLENDLRALRILHSVIIDTAVLFPHYFGFPFRRSLKSLVATYLQRHIQVGHNGHDSFEDARACAELVLWKAACQLRPRHRSEHMP; encoded by the exons ATGGCATTTGATTTTGGAATTGTTATTTTGACGTTAGTTATCGGCGCCCTGATAGCCGTTTTAGTGTGGTCTCTGACTAAGAAGTCCTCCGAATCCAGCACTAAAG ggaaaagtgaaaaagctgctggaggtaaaaaagatggaaagaaatCATCAGGGGCCCAATCGAAACcagcgaaaaagaaaccagCTGTTGCCATTTCCAAGGATTCCAAATCTACGTTCACTCACTCATGGCTGCTGACATCACTTAAAGGCCATACTGGTGCTATCACTGATATGGACTTCAGTGCCAATGGGAAACATCTTGCCACTTGTGCTgaag AACTAGATGAAGTATTTGTCTCCCAACCAATGGTTGAGACTCCAACCCCTAGTGAGACAGACTCTGGCTGTGTACTCAGCCgaagacagaaaagaaatcggaTGAAGAAAACTCAAGCtgggaacaagaagaaagaacatCCGACCAAAACTGTTGAAAGCAAGCAGAGAATGAGAAGAGCCACTCCCCTGAAATACTACACCAGACTGCAAATGAAGAATTCTGaaatttattcctttttatatcAGTATGTCTTGCTAGATGACCAGCTGCTCAATTTGGGTTATCCAGTTGAAAGTTCATTTTACCCCAATCGAGCAATCATTTACAAGACTCCTGAAGCGAACGTCACGTATTATCGGAGTGACGTGAAGCGTGCATTTAGACATCAACcggaaataattgaaatggcTGAACATCTTTACAGTTCCGAGCACAGCGATCCGTACGAAGAGAAACCACCGTTGAGTCCTAGCCTTGAAAAACGCTGCGTTCGATGTAAAAAGGGCTTCTTTGTCACATTGGACGGTGAATACCTAACGGAGGAAAGATGCATATATCATTGGGGTCAATGGAAGCGCCCTTGTTCCCCAGGTGAAAGCCACGGCTATACCTGCTGTCCTGGACATGAAGGTTCTATTGGGTGCACATCCGGCGATCTCCACGTCTGGAATGGCGTTAGCCCTGGAATGAATGGACCATTTACAGACTACGTCCGCACCACACCCGGAATCGGACCCAAATGTCATTCGATATACGCCTTGGACTGCGAGATGTGCTACACTGGCCGTGGCCTGGAAGTATGCAAAGTTTCAGTTATTAGTATCGACGGCTGTCTGGTTTACGAAGCTTTGGTGAAACCACACCACCGGGTGATTGATTACAACACGCGTTTTTCCGGCCTATGCGAACAAGACCTCAAGAAGGCCACAAAGACAATCAGTGACGTTCAACGGGATCTGCTTGGCTTCATTTATTCTCAAACCATTCTCATCGGACACGGACTCGAAAATGACCTTCGTGCTTTGCGTATCCTCCACTCTGTTATAATCGATACTGCCGTCCTTTTCCCTCACTATTTCGGTTTCCCTTTTCGCCGCTCGCTCAAGTCGCTCGTTGCCACCTACCTTCAGCGACACATACAGGTAGGCCATAACGGCCACGATAGCTTCGAAGATGCACGGGCATGCGCAGAGCTCGTTTTATGGAAGGCCGCCTGTCAATTGCGACCGCGGCATAGATCTGAACACATGCCTTAA
- the LOC124208971 gene encoding nucleoside diphosphate kinase-like, with protein MSGNQERTYLMIKPDGVQRGLVGEILKRFEQKGFKLVALKFLQPTEELLQKHYADLSGRPFFAGLVKYMASGPVVAMVWEGLNIVKTGRQMLGETNPADSKPGTIRGDFCVQVGRNIMHGSDSVESANKEIALWFKDEELVSWQPAAKVWVYED; from the exons ATGTCTGGAAATCAAGAACGTACCTACTTGATGATCAAGCCTGATGGTGTTCAACGAGGACTCGTTGGTGAAATCCTCAAAAGATTCGAACAGAAAGGTTTCAAATTGGTCGCACTCAAGTTTCTGCAG CCTACTGAGGAGCTATTGCAGAAACACTATGCTGACTTGTCTGGCCGCCCTTTCTTTGCTGGTTTGGTGAAGTATATGGCATCTGGACCAGTTGTTGCAATG GTCTGGGAGGGTTTGAACATTGTTAAGACTGGCCGTCAAATGTTGGGAGAGACCAACCCTGCTGACTCCAAGCCTGGTACCATCAGAGGAGATTTCTGTGTTCAAGTTGGCAG GAACATCATGCATGGATCTGACTCTGTTGAGAGTGCCAACAAGGAAATTGCCTTGTGGTTCAAGGATGAAGAACTTGTTTCATGGCAGCCAGCTGCTAAAGTTTGGGTTTATGAAGACTAG